From Cygnus atratus isolate AKBS03 ecotype Queensland, Australia chromosome 1, CAtr_DNAZoo_HiC_assembly, whole genome shotgun sequence, the proteins below share one genomic window:
- the ITIH2 gene encoding inter-alpha-trypsin inhibitor heavy chain H2, with translation MKHLVCLMVLYLISEVGSFDLVIDEIPDEVENLIDVEIEGFPPVSKTRNGRYQRSTSDWGYVEDLVEDDDKIGLYSYKVQSTITSRLANTMIQAKMVNNAKRSQHIVFDVQVPKGAFIDNFTMDVNGITFTSSIREKSEARRMYSQAKAKGKAAGIVRSNALDMENFKTEVNVPPGTRIQFELHYQEMIRRKLSSYEHVISMKPGRLAKHMEVDVRIIEPQGLRYVHVPNSLGDHFNGITTISKGEKKAHVSFKPTMAQQRKCPTCSSTAVDGNFVVQYDVNRENTGGELEIFNGYFIHFFAPENLDPLPKNILFVIDVSGSMWGLKMKQTIEAMKAILSELRAADQFSLIDFNHNVRCWRDNLVSATPAQVEDAKKYIQTIHPNGGTNINEALLRATFILNEAQNLGMLDPNSVSMIVLVSDGDPTVGELKLTTIQKNVKQSIKDEFSLFCLGIGFDVDYDFLQRIATDNRGMAQRIFGNQETSTQMKKFYNQVSTPLLKKIQFNYPQESVSDVTQSSFHNYFGGSEIVVAGKVDTENLQHLESIVTATAANAELVMETLRDVEELDGFMKKDKYADPEFTKKLWAYLTVNQMLAERNTAPTAALKRNITKSILQMSLDHHIVTPFTAMLIENSEKDEIMLADQPKDPRRGCCSGTLGLTPNAPNNNKGIPAWANVTAVPVSFMPEQRSPPVSAVSINRVDNDPHFIIYMPKSQRNICFNINSEPGDILNLVSDRGTGVVVNGQLIGAKKAENKKLNTYFGKIGFYFKNKGLKVEINTEKITLKDGSYSIALTWSDTGHIIRKQLLISVKKESNVTITVGEEMSFMVLLHRVWKNHPVNVDFLGIYIPPENQLSPEAHGLIGQFASEPEVYIHHQRPGQIPEKPQATMEVKGNKLTVTRGLQKDYRTDRMFGTNVQCWFVHNSGKGFIDGHYKDYLVPHLYSFLKKP, from the exons atgaagcaccTGGTCTGCTTAATGGTTTTGTACCTCATTTCTGAAGTAGGAAGCTTTGACCTCGTTATCGACGAAATCCCAGAT GAAGTGGAAAACCTGATTGACGTGGAAATCGAGGGATTCCCTCCAGTCTCCAAGACAAGAAATGGCAGGTACCAG agaaGCACATCCGACTGGGGGTACGTTGAAGATCTG GTGGAGGACGATGACAAGATAGGTCTTTACAGCTACAAAGTCCAATCCACTATAACCTCACGGTTGGCCAACACTATGATCCAAGCCAAAATGGTGAATAATGCAAAACGGTCCCAGCACATAGTGTTTGATGTACAAGTTCCCAAAGGAGCGTTTATTGACAACTTTACTAT GGATGTCAATGGTATAACATTTACCAGCTCGATTCGAGAAAAATCTGAAGCCAGAAGAATGTACTCTCAAGCAAAAGCCAAAGGCAAAGCTGCTGGAATAGTGAG GAGCAATGCCTTGGATATGGAAAACTTCAAAACTGAAGTGAATGTGCCTCCGGGAACAAGGATCCAGTTTGAACTTCACTATCAGGAAATGATTCGAAGGAAACTGAGCTCCTATGAGCATGTTATCTCCATGAAGCCAGGACGCTTGGCAAAGCACATGGAG GTGGATGTCCGCATTATTGAGCCTCAGGGACTTCGCTATGTACATGTTCCCAATTCCCTCGGAGATCATTTTAATGGAATCACCACCATCtccaagggagagaaaaag GCTCATGTTTCTTTCAAGCCAACGATGGCTCAACAACGAAAATGCCCCACGTGCTCTTCCACAGCAGTAGATGGAAATTTTGTGGTGCAGTATGATGTGAACAGAGAAAACACGGGTGGAGAATTAGAA atttttaatggctattttattcacttttttgcTCCGGAAAATCTTGATCCTCTGcccaaaaacattttgtttgttataGATGTCAGTGGCTCGATGTGgggactgaaaatgaaacaa ACCATCGAGGCCATGAAGGCAATACTGAGTGAGCTCCGTGCTGCCGATCAGTTTTCTCTTATTGACTTCAACCACAATGTCCGGTGCTGGAGAGATAATTTAGTCTCAGCCACCCCAGCGCAGGTTGAAGACGCTAAGAAGTACATCCAGACAATCCATCCCAACGGGG GCACAAATATTAATGAAGCTCTTCTCCGAGCCACGTTCATCCTGAATGAAGCCCAAAACTTAGGCATGTTAGACCCTAACTCAGTCTCCATGATAGTACTGGTTTCTGATGGAGACCCAACAGTAG GTGAGCTCAAGCTGACTACGATCCAGAAGAATGTGAAGCAGAGCATAAAGGATGAATTCTCTCTCTTCTGCCTCGGAATTGGGTTTGATGTAGATTATGATTTCCTGCAGAGAATTGCAACTGACAACCGTGGCATGGCCCAGAGGATTTTTGGAAATCAGGAGACCTCTACCCAAATGAAG AAATTCTACAACCAGGTCTCCACGCCGCTCTTGAAGAAGATTCAGTTCAACTACCCACAGGAGTCGGTGTCAGACGTCACCCAAAGCAGCTTTCACAACTACTTTGGTGGCTCAGAGATCGTGGTGGCTGGGAAGGTGGACACGGAGAACCTGCAGCACTTGGAAAGCATCGTCACAGCGACAGCA GCAAATGCAGAGCTTGTCATGGAAACCCTGCGAGATGTTGAAGAGCTGGATGGTTTCatgaagaaagacaaatatgCAGATCCTGAATTCACTAAGAAGCTGTGGGCCTATCTGACTGTCAACCAGATGCTGGCAGAGAG AAACACAGCCCCCACTGCAGCTTTGAAGAGGAACATCACGAAGTCCATCCTGCAGATGTCCCTTGACCATCATATTGTCACCCCCTTCACAGCCATGCTGATTGAGAACTCTGAGAAAGACGAGATAATGCTGGCAGACCAGCCCAAAGACCCCAGAAGGGGCTGCTGCTCAG GCACTTTGGGATTAACTCCAAACGcacctaataataataaaggtatCCCAGCCTGGGCCAATGTCACAGCTGTACCAGTCAGCTTCATGCCTGAGCAAAGGAGTCCTCCTGTGTCTGCTGTGAGCATAAACAGAG tgGACAACGACCCACATTTCATCATATACATGCCCAAGAGCCAGAGGAACATCTGCTTTAATATCAACTCGGAGCCTGGAGATATCCTCAACTTGGTTTCTGATCGTGGTACTG GAGTTGTTGTCAATGGGCAGCTAATCGGGGccaagaaggcagaaaataagaaactcAACACCTACTTTGGCAAAATtgggttttatttcaaaaacaaaggcCTGAAAGTGGAgatcaacacagaaaaaataacactgaaggATGGATCTTACAGCATCGCGCTGACCTGGTCTGACACAGGACACATCATTCGGAAACA ACTTCTCATATCggtgaagaaggaaagcaaCGTCACTATCACCGTGGGCGAGGAAATGTCCTTCATGGTTCTGCTGCACCGTGTGTGGAAGAATCACCCAGTTAACGTTGACTTCCTGGGAATCTACATCCCCCCTGAAAACCAGTTATCTCCTGAAGCACATGGGCTGATAG GTCAGTTTGCATCTGAACCAGAAGTGTATATCCACCACCAAAGACCTGGGCAAATACCAGAGAAACCACAAGCCACCATGGAAGTGAAAGGAAACAAGCTCACTGTTACCAG GGGACTGCAGAAGGACTACAGGACAGATCGCATGTTTGGGACTAACGTGCAGTGCTGGTTTGTGCACAACAGCGGGAAAGGTTTCATAGACGGCCATTACAAAGATTACCTCGTCCCCCACCTGTACAGCTTTTTGAAGAAACCGTGA